In Mycobacterium sp. Aquia_216, a genomic segment contains:
- a CDS encoding SDR family oxidoreductase translates to MGHVIVVTGASSGFGRLSAEALARAGHTVYASMRDIKGRNAAQVESANDFARANGVDLRTVEMDVQSQASVDAAVAEVVNATGRIDVLVHNAGHMVFGPAEAFTPEQLAQLYDVNVLSTQRVNRAVLPHLRRQQRGLLVWVSSSSSAGGTPPYLAPYFAAKAAMDSLAVSYAREVARWGIETSIIVPGAFTSGTNHFANAGSPADQSVVDEYDAGPYPDFGARVQEAFNAIVPADADVAEVAAALVAVVDTPFGKRPFRITIDPSQDGADVGFAVLDRLKAEMLHRVGLSDLLTPAILANPL, encoded by the coding sequence ATGGGTCATGTCATTGTGGTTACCGGCGCATCGAGCGGGTTCGGCAGGCTGAGCGCCGAAGCACTGGCACGTGCTGGCCACACCGTCTACGCGTCGATGCGTGACATCAAGGGCCGCAACGCAGCTCAGGTCGAATCCGCGAATGACTTCGCCAGGGCGAATGGCGTCGACCTGCGGACCGTGGAAATGGACGTGCAGTCGCAGGCGTCGGTGGATGCCGCGGTTGCAGAGGTCGTCAACGCGACTGGTCGCATCGATGTGCTGGTCCACAACGCGGGGCACATGGTGTTCGGCCCGGCCGAAGCGTTTACGCCCGAACAGTTGGCGCAGCTCTACGACGTCAACGTGCTGAGCACGCAGCGGGTCAACAGGGCTGTGCTGCCGCACCTGCGGCGCCAGCAGCGGGGCCTGCTGGTGTGGGTATCCAGCAGCAGCTCGGCCGGGGGCACGCCGCCGTATCTGGCGCCGTACTTCGCAGCCAAGGCCGCGATGGACTCACTGGCCGTGTCGTATGCACGCGAGGTGGCCCGCTGGGGCATCGAGACGTCGATCATCGTGCCGGGTGCATTCACCAGTGGTACCAACCACTTTGCCAATGCCGGCTCGCCCGCTGACCAGTCGGTCGTCGACGAATACGACGCGGGTCCCTACCCGGATTTCGGGGCCCGGGTTCAGGAAGCCTTCAACGCCATCGTGCCCGCGGACGCCGATGTGGCCGAGGTAGCCGCCGCGCTCGTCGCGGTGGTCGACACTCCATTTGGCAAGCGGCCGTTTCGGATTACCATCGACCCGTCCCAGGACGGTGCCGATGTCGGCTTCGCGGTGCTCGATCGGCTCAAGGCCGAGATGCTGCATCGGGTCGGCCTGTCGGATCTCTTGACGCCGGCGATTTTAGCTAATCCGTTATAG
- a CDS encoding GlxA family transcriptional regulator encodes MVVIVVFDGVTLLDVAGAGEVFVEANRFGADYRLRIASLDGSDVITSFGTRLGVTDRISAIDSADTVMVAGSDDLPGRAVDPALVEAIRAVSARTRRLASICTGSFILAQAGLLSGRRATTHWHDARRLARSFPDITVDPDAIFVRDGEVFTSAGISSGIDLALALVEMDYGTELVRDVARWLVVYLKRAGGQSQFSVLVEADPPPRSPLRAVTEAIAADPARDHSVKKLADKASLSTRQLTRLFQSELGMTPARYVELVRIDFARAGLEAGRSVTETAHLAGFGSSETLRRVFVSHLGISPKAYRDGFRTACA; translated from the coding sequence GTGGTGGTCATCGTCGTCTTCGACGGGGTGACGCTGTTGGATGTCGCGGGAGCGGGTGAGGTCTTCGTCGAAGCCAACCGGTTCGGCGCCGACTACCGACTCAGAATCGCGTCGCTGGACGGGTCCGATGTGATCACCTCGTTCGGGACCCGATTGGGTGTCACCGACCGCATTTCGGCGATCGATTCCGCCGATACCGTGATGGTCGCCGGCAGCGACGACCTGCCGGGGCGAGCCGTCGATCCCGCACTCGTGGAGGCCATCAGAGCGGTGTCGGCCCGCACCCGGCGTCTGGCCTCCATTTGCACGGGCTCGTTCATCCTCGCGCAGGCCGGTTTGCTCAGTGGCCGGCGCGCCACCACCCACTGGCACGATGCACGCCGACTGGCCCGGTCCTTTCCGGATATCACCGTCGATCCCGACGCGATCTTCGTCCGCGACGGCGAGGTCTTCACCTCGGCCGGAATCTCGTCGGGCATCGACCTGGCGCTGGCGCTGGTCGAGATGGACTACGGGACCGAGCTGGTCCGTGACGTGGCCCGGTGGTTGGTCGTCTATCTCAAACGCGCGGGCGGCCAATCGCAGTTCTCGGTGTTGGTCGAGGCCGACCCGCCGCCGAGATCGCCGCTACGCGCGGTCACCGAGGCGATCGCGGCCGATCCTGCTCGTGACCACAGCGTGAAGAAGCTCGCGGACAAGGCGTCGTTGAGTACCCGTCAGCTCACCCGGCTGTTTCAGTCCGAGCTGGGGATGACACCGGCGCGCTACGTCGAGCTGGTTCGGATCGATTTCGCGCGGGCCGGGCTGGAAGCCGGCCGAAGCGTCACGGAGACGGCGCACCTCGCGGGCTTCGGCAGCAGCGAAACGCTGCGACGGGTATTCGTCAGCCATCTGGGCATCAGCCCGAAAGCCTATCGGGATGGGTTCCGCACCGCGTGTGCATGA
- a CDS encoding HD domain-containing protein codes for MTMTQSIETIAGIAIPDTPLVREITAHIRDAEDDLLFDHSRRVFLFGALQGRRRGLEPNLELLYAGAMFHDLGLTERYRTSTLRFEVDSANAARKFLLEHDVDQADADKVWLSIALHTTPGIPEFLEPEVALVTAGVETDVLGIDRDELSPEALAAVTAAHPRPNFKQRILTAFNDGMKHRPHSTFGTVNDDVLAHFNPAFTRENFVDIILSNTWPE; via the coding sequence GTGACCATGACTCAGTCCATCGAGACCATTGCCGGCATCGCGATACCCGACACCCCGCTGGTGCGCGAGATCACTGCCCACATCCGCGATGCCGAAGACGACCTACTTTTCGATCACTCCCGCCGGGTGTTCTTGTTCGGGGCACTGCAGGGCCGCCGCCGCGGGCTGGAACCGAACCTGGAGCTGCTCTACGCCGGGGCGATGTTCCACGATCTGGGCCTCACCGAGCGCTATCGCACCTCGACGCTGCGCTTCGAGGTTGACAGCGCCAACGCGGCGCGGAAGTTCCTGCTGGAGCACGACGTTGATCAGGCCGACGCCGACAAGGTGTGGCTGAGCATCGCCTTGCACACCACGCCTGGCATCCCCGAGTTCCTGGAACCTGAAGTCGCCTTGGTGACAGCCGGTGTCGAAACCGACGTGCTGGGTATCGACCGCGACGAGCTTTCGCCGGAGGCTCTTGCCGCCGTCACCGCGGCTCATCCGCGCCCGAATTTCAAGCAGCGCATCCTGACCGCGTTCAACGACGGCATGAAGCACCGCCCGCACAGCACCTTCGGCACCGTCAACGACGACGTGCTCGCGCACTTCAACCCGGCGTTCACCCGCGAGAACTTCGTCGACATCATCCTCAGCAACACCTGGCCCGAATAG
- a CDS encoding DUF4235 domain-containing protein, with amino-acid sequence MSAGSKALYLPLSTAASVAGGLLAGALFNRLWKRFGDADQPPPDPKDLSRSTRTALVAAGLQGLLFGVVRGAVDRIGARSYQALTHESPIERPAESG; translated from the coding sequence ATGAGCGCAGGTTCTAAGGCGTTGTACCTTCCCCTATCAACTGCCGCTAGCGTGGCGGGCGGACTGTTGGCCGGCGCGCTGTTCAACCGGCTCTGGAAGCGGTTTGGTGACGCTGACCAGCCCCCACCGGATCCCAAGGATCTGAGTCGCTCGACCAGGACGGCGCTGGTCGCTGCTGGCTTGCAAGGCTTGCTGTTTGGCGTAGTCCGCGGCGCCGTGGATCGGATCGGAGCTCGCAGTTATCAAGCTCTCACTCACGAATCCCCAATTGAGCGGCCTGCCGAGTCGGGCTGA
- a CDS encoding YihY/virulence factor BrkB family protein, with amino-acid sequence MATGETEDALTERRKRAPDPDDPSKPESPDDLTRASWFYVLRKTAREVTNDQCTDLAAALTYYGVLSVFPALLVMVSLLGVFGEGRRTTNALLDAAGVVVPASAVDMLRQPIEQIVDSRSAGFALVFSILGALWSASGYIGAFGRAMNRVYGIAEGRPFWKLRPMQLALTVAALILAAAVAFMLAISGSLTQAVGSAIGLGHAAQMTWSIAKWPMILVLVTLVVAILYYVTPNVRQPKFRWLSVGSTIAIMIWTLASVGFGFYVSDFGSYNKTYGALAGIIVFLLWLWITNLALLFGAELDAELERGRQLQAGIGAERELQLPPKDTRVVEKNEAAEKKDIRRGRYLRRTRGRHE; translated from the coding sequence ATGGCCACCGGCGAAACGGAAGATGCACTCACCGAGCGCAGGAAGCGAGCGCCCGACCCTGACGACCCGAGCAAGCCGGAGTCCCCGGACGACTTGACCAGGGCTTCATGGTTCTACGTGCTGCGAAAGACCGCCCGCGAAGTCACCAATGATCAATGCACCGATCTGGCCGCCGCGCTGACGTACTACGGGGTGTTGTCCGTATTTCCGGCGCTGCTCGTGATGGTGTCGCTGCTCGGTGTGTTCGGCGAAGGCCGGCGCACCACCAACGCCTTGCTGGACGCGGCGGGCGTTGTCGTCCCCGCCTCGGCAGTCGACATGCTCCGCCAGCCCATCGAGCAGATCGTGGACAGCCGTTCGGCAGGTTTCGCGCTGGTCTTCAGCATTCTGGGGGCGCTGTGGTCGGCGTCGGGATATATCGGCGCGTTTGGACGGGCAATGAATCGTGTCTACGGGATTGCCGAGGGCCGGCCCTTCTGGAAGCTGCGCCCGATGCAACTGGCGCTCACCGTGGCAGCCTTGATCCTGGCAGCGGCGGTGGCGTTCATGCTCGCGATCAGTGGCTCGCTCACTCAGGCCGTCGGAAGTGCGATCGGGCTCGGTCATGCCGCTCAGATGACCTGGTCCATTGCCAAATGGCCCATGATCCTGGTCCTGGTCACGCTGGTGGTGGCGATCCTGTACTACGTCACCCCGAACGTGCGCCAGCCGAAGTTTCGCTGGCTCAGCGTCGGTTCGACGATCGCCATTATGATATGGACGCTCGCCTCAGTCGGATTCGGCTTCTACGTCAGCGATTTCGGCAGCTACAACAAGACTTACGGCGCACTCGCCGGCATCATCGTGTTCTTGCTGTGGCTCTGGATAACCAATCTGGCTCTGTTGTTCGGCGCTGAACTCGACGCAGAACTCGAACGGGGGCGACAGCTGCAGGCAGGGATTGGCGCCGAACGAGAATTGCAGCTTCCTCCAAAAGACACGCGCGTCGTCGAGAAGAACGAGGCCGCTGAAAAGAAGGACATCAGACGCGGACGATACCTGCGCCGCACGCGAGGACGTCACGAGTAG
- a CDS encoding phosphotransferase, whose amino-acid sequence MPSAALPLQVEQITPEWLGASMSTPGREVRVRAASTTGVVWGTATKVMLDVVYASGGDELPSRLCVKGGFVPEMLAFMAPGYQAEARFYRDVAPLLGEGLSACHFAGVDDDSGQGIVILDDLATQGAAFCDARQPLSVDQVGAALELLARWHARTDLDVDWLDAPPHYRPMAYALAAEQRDGRTDNLHGAVGRVLTSRERLLAGFQAMWADEDRRPRRFIHGDANLTNVYLDAAGEPRFLDWQFAGRGDAYHDVAFFLIGALSSEDRRSAEERLLRSYLAARGSAAETFDVAWDAYRRHALYGIIYALTPEAMQPAEIRDAMSIRFAQAVLDHNVLSLLGV is encoded by the coding sequence ATGCCGAGCGCCGCACTGCCGCTGCAGGTCGAGCAGATCACGCCGGAATGGCTCGGGGCGAGCATGTCGACCCCGGGCCGCGAGGTACGGGTCCGGGCCGCCTCGACGACGGGCGTCGTATGGGGTACCGCGACGAAGGTGATGCTCGACGTCGTCTACGCGTCCGGTGGCGACGAGTTGCCGTCGCGTCTGTGCGTCAAGGGTGGGTTCGTGCCCGAGATGCTCGCCTTCATGGCGCCCGGGTACCAGGCCGAGGCACGCTTCTACCGCGACGTCGCGCCGCTGCTGGGTGAGGGCCTGAGCGCCTGTCACTTCGCCGGGGTCGACGACGACTCGGGCCAGGGGATCGTGATCCTCGACGACCTCGCCACCCAGGGAGCGGCCTTCTGCGATGCGCGCCAGCCGCTTTCGGTGGACCAGGTGGGCGCGGCCCTCGAGCTGCTCGCCCGCTGGCACGCGCGGACCGATCTCGATGTGGACTGGCTCGACGCCCCGCCTCACTACCGGCCGATGGCGTATGCACTGGCCGCGGAGCAGCGCGACGGGCGCACCGACAATCTGCATGGCGCGGTCGGCCGAGTGCTGACGAGCCGCGAGCGCCTCCTCGCAGGGTTCCAGGCCATGTGGGCCGACGAGGACCGCAGGCCGCGCCGTTTCATCCACGGCGACGCGAACCTCACGAACGTCTACCTCGACGCGGCCGGCGAGCCACGCTTTCTCGACTGGCAGTTCGCCGGACGCGGTGACGCCTACCACGACGTCGCATTCTTCCTGATCGGGGCGCTCAGCAGCGAGGACCGGCGCAGCGCCGAGGAGCGCCTGCTCCGCTCCTACCTTGCGGCGCGCGGGTCTGCCGCGGAGACGTTCGACGTCGCGTGGGACGCCTATCGTCGCCACGCCCTGTACGGAATCATCTACGCCCTGACACCCGAGGCGATGCAGCCGGCCGAGATCCGCGATGCGATGAGCATCCGATTTGCCCAGGCTGTGCTCGACCACAACGTGCTCTCGCTGCTCGGCGTCTGA
- a CDS encoding TetR/AcrR family transcriptional regulator — MAEPTSRRERKKAQTRRALTKAALDLFLERGFEATTVEEIAEAADFHRATFHRIFASKEDVAMGDILELFGLARERFRQALPTEDPWSVARDVLTGTMASFEESDDELVAAHVQVWTSDPALQARFTAMMLDWEHEIARFFAEAWGFDPESDIRCYVIATAMIGVTRSALLMRRASGLTVRETIDTGFDFLAAAGLGKRATYDADSTQGA; from the coding sequence ATGGCCGAACCGACCAGCCGCCGAGAGCGCAAGAAGGCGCAGACGCGTCGCGCGCTGACCAAGGCCGCGCTCGACCTGTTCCTCGAGCGGGGGTTCGAAGCCACCACCGTCGAGGAGATCGCCGAGGCCGCAGATTTCCACCGGGCGACGTTTCATCGCATCTTCGCCAGCAAAGAGGACGTCGCGATGGGCGACATCCTCGAGCTCTTCGGGCTCGCGCGCGAGCGATTCCGCCAGGCGCTCCCGACGGAGGACCCGTGGTCGGTCGCGCGGGACGTACTGACCGGCACGATGGCCAGCTTCGAGGAGTCAGATGACGAACTCGTGGCCGCTCACGTTCAGGTATGGACCAGTGACCCCGCGCTGCAGGCTCGGTTCACGGCGATGATGCTCGACTGGGAGCACGAGATCGCACGATTCTTCGCCGAGGCTTGGGGGTTCGATCCGGAGTCCGACATCCGCTGCTACGTAATCGCGACGGCGATGATCGGGGTCACGCGCTCCGCGCTGCTCATGCGGCGCGCCAGTGGCCTGACCGTCCGCGAGACGATCGACACCGGGTTCGACTTCCTGGCAGCTGCCGGGCTGGGAAAACGTGCGACATATGATGCAGATTCGACACAAGGCGCATAA
- a CDS encoding glutathione peroxidase has translation MTLKDIALITLDGKSTTLAELSDGATLVVNVASKCGLTPQYTALEKLAKDYGDRGLTVVGVPCNQFMGQEPGTADEIQEFCSTTYGVTFPLLAKTDVNGDDRHPLYSELTKAADAEGGAGDIQWNFEKFLLSPDGEVVNRFRPRTAPDAPEVITAIEAVLPR, from the coding sequence GTGACCCTCAAAGACATCGCCCTGATCACCCTCGACGGCAAATCGACCACGCTGGCCGAATTGTCAGACGGCGCAACGCTAGTCGTCAACGTAGCTTCCAAATGCGGGCTGACGCCGCAGTACACGGCGCTGGAGAAACTGGCCAAGGACTATGGCGACCGTGGCCTGACGGTCGTCGGCGTCCCGTGCAACCAGTTCATGGGCCAGGAGCCGGGCACGGCCGACGAGATCCAGGAGTTCTGCTCGACGACCTACGGAGTGACGTTCCCGCTGCTGGCGAAGACCGACGTCAACGGCGATGACCGCCACCCGCTGTACAGCGAGTTGACCAAGGCCGCCGATGCCGAGGGCGGAGCGGGCGACATCCAATGGAACTTCGAGAAATTCCTGCTCTCCCCCGACGGCGAGGTAGTCAACCGATTCCGGCCCCGCACCGCGCCCGACGCCCCGGAAGTCATCACCGCCATTGAGGCCGTACTGCCGCGATAG
- a CDS encoding methionyl-tRNA formyltransferase, which produces MRIVSFGFQTWGYKTLQALINLDHEVVLAVTHPASEECYKAIWSAPVEELARQHDIPVHFTGRVDAETIDLVKRAEPDVIVVNSWYYRMPEELYEIPPHGTLNLHDSLLPKLTGFSPVLWALISGESEVGLTIHRMDEGLDTGDILVQHSLPIGPTDTGTELVMRGMELIPGALAEALSALESGTAVWRPQNKAERTYFHKRAERDSLIDWSWPADDLERFVRALSDPYPRAFAYYRGERIEILEARVSDARYGGTQGRVMVQEEGGAVVCGPNAYRGCNHGLLITRVRSSDGVECSGDKYFRRGGYLDTHPYFGQQDG; this is translated from the coding sequence ATGCGCATCGTGTCGTTCGGGTTCCAAACCTGGGGGTACAAGACCCTGCAGGCGTTGATCAACCTGGATCACGAAGTGGTGCTTGCCGTGACCCACCCTGCGAGCGAGGAATGTTACAAGGCGATCTGGTCTGCGCCGGTCGAAGAACTCGCACGCCAGCACGACATCCCAGTCCATTTCACTGGGCGGGTTGACGCCGAGACCATCGATTTGGTCAAGCGCGCTGAACCCGATGTCATCGTCGTCAATAGCTGGTACTACCGGATGCCGGAAGAGCTCTATGAGATTCCGCCGCACGGCACCCTGAACTTGCACGATTCGCTGCTTCCAAAGCTCACCGGGTTTTCCCCTGTCCTGTGGGCGTTGATCAGCGGCGAGTCTGAGGTCGGGTTGACCATCCATCGGATGGACGAGGGTCTGGACACCGGGGACATCCTGGTACAGCATTCGCTGCCGATCGGTCCCACCGATACCGGCACCGAGTTGGTCATGCGAGGCATGGAGCTGATTCCAGGTGCGCTGGCCGAAGCGCTGAGCGCGCTGGAGTCCGGCACCGCGGTCTGGCGCCCGCAGAACAAGGCCGAACGGACGTACTTCCACAAACGTGCGGAGCGCGACAGTTTGATCGACTGGAGCTGGCCGGCCGATGATCTCGAGCGATTCGTCCGCGCACTCTCCGACCCCTACCCCCGGGCGTTCGCCTATTACCGCGGTGAACGGATCGAGATCCTTGAGGCGCGCGTTTCCGACGCCCGTTACGGCGGTACGCAGGGCCGGGTCATGGTGCAGGAGGAAGGCGGCGCCGTGGTCTGCGGCCCCAATGCGTATCGAGGCTGCAACCACGGCCTGTTGATCACTCGCGTTCGCTCCTCGGACGGAGTCGAGTGCAGTGGGGACAAGTACTTTCGGCGCGGGGGCTACTTGGACACTCACCCATATTTCGGCCAACAGGATGGCTGA